The proteins below come from a single Danio aesculapii chromosome 25, fDanAes4.1, whole genome shotgun sequence genomic window:
- the fezf1 gene encoding fez family zinc finger protein 1 codes for MDSALYHSAGIFGAPSASTGGSMIASSKPLAFSIERIMARTPEPKSIPFPNLFQAPVGKAEPKQSPAPLHCMIPLMPLACEPPHKLHINGLDHPDTFAYNANELLSIGLNYKNEQQDAAPAIGQYKLFRPRVVNQSSFHAMGAAVCYLNCGEGACPPHAGLVNLHPMASYLLNTPLHARQKSLFSSEKSKQGAVADRCPPGVSFKDLSHSHLHHYMKESAHILSEKLFKNSAAKVNSGSPQTKPKVFTCEVCGKVFNAHYNLTRHMPVHTGARPFVCKVCGKGFRQASTLCRHKIIHTQEKPHKCNQCGKAFNRSSTLNTHTRIHAGYKPFICEFCGKGFHQKGNYKNHKLTHSGEKQFKCNICNKAFHQVYNLTFHMHTHNDKKPFTCPTCGKGFCRNFDLKKHIRKLHDISPGPHSPPTPTGNMEGQ; via the exons ATGGACAGCGCGCTGTACCACTCAGCGGGAATATTCGGAGCCCCTTCGGCTTCAACTGGAGGAAGCATGATCGCGAGCTCCAAGCCTCTCGCGTTTTCGATCGAAAGGATTATGGCCAGGACGCCCGAACCAAAGTCGATACCGTTCCCGAACTTATTCCAAGCTCCCGTGGGGAAAGCGGAGCCCAAGCAGTCTCCCGCCCCGTTGCACTGCATGATCCCCCTCATGCCACTCGCCTGCGAGCCGCCTCATAAACTTCACATCAATGGATTAGACCACCCTGATACTTTTGCGTACAACGCGAACGAGCTGTTGAGCATTGGACTGAACTACAAGAACGAGCAGCAAGATGCGGCTCCGGCCATCGGACAGTACAAACTCTTCCGGCCGCGCGTGGTAAACCAGTCGTCGTTCCACGCCATGGGAGCCGCCGTCTGTTACCTGAACTGCGGGGAAGGTGCGTGTCCGCCTCACGCGGGTCTGGTGAACCTGCACCCCATGGCGTCCTATCTCCTTAACACGCCGCTCCACGCGCGCCAGAAGAGCCTGTTCTCCTCGGAGAAGAGCAAACAGGGGGCCGTAGCGGACAGGTGTCCTCCTGGCGTTTCCTTTAAGGACCTTTCTCACTCTCACCTGCACCATTACATGAAGGAGAGCGCGCACATCTTGTCGGAGAAGTTGTTCAAGAACTCGGCGGCCAAAGTAAACAGTGGCTCTCCTCAAACCAAACCAAAGGTGTTCACCTGTGAAGTTTGTGGCAAG GTGTTCAACGCGCACTATAATTTAACGCGTCACATGCCGGTTCACACGGGCGCCAGACCGTTCGTCTGCAAAGTATGCGGCAAAGGATTCAGACAAGCGAGCACCCTGTGTCGCCATAAAATTATCCACACTCAG GAAAAACCGCATAAATGCAACCAATGCGGCAAAGCTTTCAACCGAAGTTCAACTCTCAACACTCATACCCGAATTCACGCAGGATACAAACCCTTCATTTGTGAATTCTGCGGCAAAGGATTCCATCAGAAAG gaAACTACAAGAACCACAAACTGACCCACAGCGGAGAAAAACAGTTCAAGTGCAATATCTGCAACAAAGCCTTCCACCAGGTGTACAACCTTACAtttcacatgcacacgcacaacGACAAGAAGCCTTTCACATGCCCAACATGCGGCAAAGGTTTCTGCAGGAACTTTGATCTTAAAAAACATATTAGGAAACTGCACGACATTTCCCCTGGACCCCACTCACCACCGACACCCACTGGAAACATGGAGGGTCAGTGA